Proteins from a single region of Mytilus trossulus isolate FHL-02 chromosome 2, PNRI_Mtr1.1.1.hap1, whole genome shotgun sequence:
- the LOC134708407 gene encoding poly(A) RNA polymerase, mitochondrial-like isoform X1: MSAPMLSFTARICSNWITRPLIRRHGWLYQLDRNKTTIEKGISKSKENHDPATFVNDSLPDGGKTESINSLQKDERSKTVPQGACSTGTAEVQKVLHIWRVLNNVSKEKLMKIFPSAADIHFQPLDVEGKMLKTAFVKFDTESQLQEAQKIQKRHGKIIIDGFRSNIKVLDLSQHQTESLMQAVQLEKEKSKRIGVEKTNTRKGNLSKFEQIQKSRSEEASRSVLIKVKGKSDVSYLLEEFKVKNIPVKCACYSVPDHLLVEFKDRDCIEKLFRNVGHFRGNAFSKIPVRVRTRYLFKEEHGKTTLMEENRLDSQSVNIFKPNKFDLGALKQNTQLSEGINLLWNNVKLTEYDIRLQYFIASTLKEMLSNMFPHCNASLFGSCVNGFGNTGCDLDINLDLKQKSADNEEAHLLKFLTNQRFNSEREWQQHLLDIIGNMVWVFIPSSGKINKILNARVPIVKFQHNNTSRECDISLNGMSGVKMAELMFTFGELCPEIRQLVTVIKQWASAKGVTKESQPGPWMSNFMLIMITAFYLQNRKLLPSFKQMQEVAVETERYIEDGHDYSFSTNVDLLKKKYLSHLSVCQTNLEGSVPDVGTLLQDFFKFYSDFDFEKYSISVVEGVPVEKKTFNALVIENPLDVEHNVSRNVNVQSVNKLVQEIQEAHEIIGGSSPMLYDLLERKIKHVKSNSFSISSLFKDSDVTQEIVNQDDVEGIDVTQVTVNQDDLEGIIDNMPSTKVTLPTEASSKDGQSKEDKDLLS, translated from the exons ATGTCTGCGCCCATGTTGAGTTTTACGGCAAGAATTTGTTCAAATTGGATAACAAGACCGTTAATAAGACGACATGGCTGGTTGTATCAATTGGACAGAAACAAAACTACAATTGAAAAAGGGATATCgaaatcaaaagaaaatcatG ATCCAGCTACTTTTGTGAATGATTCACTCCCAGATGGAGGTAAAACAGAAAGTATCAACAGTTTACAGAAGGATGAAAGATCCAAAACTGTCCCTCAGGGTGCATGTTCTACTg gcACAGCTGAGGTTCAAAAAGTTCTACACATTTGGAGagttttaaataatgtttcaaaagaaaaattgatGAAGATATTCCCTAGTGCAGCTGATATACATTTTCAGCCATTAGATGTGGAAGGGAAGAT GTTAAAAACTGCTTTTGTAAAGTTTGACACAGAATCACAATTACAAGAAGCTCAGAAGATACAAAAAAGACATGGTAAAATCATTATTGATGGTTTTCGATCCAATATAAAAGTTTTAGACTTAAGCCAGCACCAAACAGAATCTCTGATGCAAGCAG TGCAATTAGAGAAGGAAAAGTCAAAGAGAATTGGTGTTGAGAAAACAAATACCAGAAAAGGGAATTTATCAAAGTTTGAACAAATCCAGAAATCCCGGTCTGAAGAAGCTAGTCGTTCGGTTTTGATCAAGGTCAAAGGGAAATCTGATGTCTCTTACCTGTTAGAGGAGTTCAAGGTCAAGAATATTCCAGTCAAGTGTGCATGTTACTCAGTACCA GATCATTTACTAGTAGAATTTAAAGACAGAGATTGCATAGAAAAGTTATTTAGAAATGTTGGACATTTCCGTGGCAATGCATTCAGTAAAATTCCAGTTAGAGTTCGAACAAGATATTTATTCAAAGAAGAACATGGAAAAACTACATTGATGGAAGAAAACAGATTAGACAGTCAATCAGTGAACATTTTTAAACCAAACAAATTTGATTTGGGagcattaaaacaaaatacacag CTATCAGAAGGAATAAATTTATTATGGAATAATGTGAAATTAACAGAATATGATATTAGACTCCAATACTTCATAGCATCTACTTTAAAAGAAATGTTGTCCAATATGTTTCCACATTGTAATGCTTCCTTATTTGGATCTTGTGTAAATGGTTTCGGAAATACAGGCTGTGATTTAGATATTAATTTAGACTTGAAACAGAAGTCAGCTGACAAT GAAGAAGCTCatctattaaaatttttaactaACCAGCGATTTAACAGTGAACGGGAATGGCAGCAACATCTCCTAGATATAATTGGTAATATGGTATGGGTATTCATACCAAGTAGtggaaaaattaataaaattctgAATGCAAGGGTTcctattgtaaaatttcaacATAATAACACCAGCAGAGAATGTGACATCTCACTTAATGGAAT gtCTGGTGTAAAAATGGCTGAATTGATGTTCACTTTTGGAGAATTATGTCCAGAAATTCGACAGTTAGTAACAGTGATTAAACAATGGGCCAGTGCAAAGGGTGTAACAAAAGAGTCTCAGCCTGGCCCATGGATGTCAAACTTTATGCTCATCATGATAACAGCGTTTTATCTGCAGAACAGAAAACTGTTACCATCTTTTAAACAGATGCAAGAAGTAGCAG TTGAGACAGAACGATACATAGAAGATGGACATGATTATTCCTTTTCTACAAATGTtgatcttttaaaaaagaaatacctATCCCATTTAAGTGTATGTCAAACAAACCTGGAAGGATCTGTTCCCGATGTTG GTACTTTACTTCAAGATTTCTTCAAATTCTATTCTGATTTTGACTTTGAGAAATATTCTATATCAGTTGTGGAAGGAGTTCCTGTGGAGAAGAAAACTTTCAATGCATTAGTCATAGAAAATCCTCTGGATGTTGAACATAACGTTAGCAGGAATGTAAATGTTCAAAGTGTCAATAAACTTGTTCAAGAAATACAAGAAGCACATGAAATCATTGGTGGTAGCTCACCGATGCTGTATGATTTGTTGgaaaggaaaataaaacatgtcaaaTCAAATTCATTTAGCATTTCATCACTTTTTAAAGACAGTGACGTTACACAAGAAATAGTAAATCAGGATGATGTGGAAGGGATTGACGTTACACAAGTAACAGTAAATCAGGATGATCTGGAAGGGATTATAGACAATATGCCATCAACAAAGGTGACTTTGCCAACAGAAGCAAGTAGTAAAGATGGACAGTCTAAGGAAGACAAAGATTTATTAAGCTAG
- the LOC134708407 gene encoding poly(A) RNA polymerase, mitochondrial-like isoform X2 has protein sequence MSAPMLSFTARICSNWITRPLIRRHGWLYQLDRNKTTIEKGISKSKENHDPATFVNDSLPDGGKTESINSLQKDERSKTVPQGTAEVQKVLHIWRVLNNVSKEKLMKIFPSAADIHFQPLDVEGKMLKTAFVKFDTESQLQEAQKIQKRHGKIIIDGFRSNIKVLDLSQHQTESLMQAVQLEKEKSKRIGVEKTNTRKGNLSKFEQIQKSRSEEASRSVLIKVKGKSDVSYLLEEFKVKNIPVKCACYSVPDHLLVEFKDRDCIEKLFRNVGHFRGNAFSKIPVRVRTRYLFKEEHGKTTLMEENRLDSQSVNIFKPNKFDLGALKQNTQLSEGINLLWNNVKLTEYDIRLQYFIASTLKEMLSNMFPHCNASLFGSCVNGFGNTGCDLDINLDLKQKSADNEEAHLLKFLTNQRFNSEREWQQHLLDIIGNMVWVFIPSSGKINKILNARVPIVKFQHNNTSRECDISLNGMSGVKMAELMFTFGELCPEIRQLVTVIKQWASAKGVTKESQPGPWMSNFMLIMITAFYLQNRKLLPSFKQMQEVAVETERYIEDGHDYSFSTNVDLLKKKYLSHLSVCQTNLEGSVPDVGTLLQDFFKFYSDFDFEKYSISVVEGVPVEKKTFNALVIENPLDVEHNVSRNVNVQSVNKLVQEIQEAHEIIGGSSPMLYDLLERKIKHVKSNSFSISSLFKDSDVTQEIVNQDDVEGIDVTQVTVNQDDLEGIIDNMPSTKVTLPTEASSKDGQSKEDKDLLS, from the exons ATGTCTGCGCCCATGTTGAGTTTTACGGCAAGAATTTGTTCAAATTGGATAACAAGACCGTTAATAAGACGACATGGCTGGTTGTATCAATTGGACAGAAACAAAACTACAATTGAAAAAGGGATATCgaaatcaaaagaaaatcatG ATCCAGCTACTTTTGTGAATGATTCACTCCCAGATGGAGGTAAAACAGAAAGTATCAACAGTTTACAGAAGGATGAAAGATCCAAAACTGTCCCTCAGG gcACAGCTGAGGTTCAAAAAGTTCTACACATTTGGAGagttttaaataatgtttcaaaagaaaaattgatGAAGATATTCCCTAGTGCAGCTGATATACATTTTCAGCCATTAGATGTGGAAGGGAAGAT GTTAAAAACTGCTTTTGTAAAGTTTGACACAGAATCACAATTACAAGAAGCTCAGAAGATACAAAAAAGACATGGTAAAATCATTATTGATGGTTTTCGATCCAATATAAAAGTTTTAGACTTAAGCCAGCACCAAACAGAATCTCTGATGCAAGCAG TGCAATTAGAGAAGGAAAAGTCAAAGAGAATTGGTGTTGAGAAAACAAATACCAGAAAAGGGAATTTATCAAAGTTTGAACAAATCCAGAAATCCCGGTCTGAAGAAGCTAGTCGTTCGGTTTTGATCAAGGTCAAAGGGAAATCTGATGTCTCTTACCTGTTAGAGGAGTTCAAGGTCAAGAATATTCCAGTCAAGTGTGCATGTTACTCAGTACCA GATCATTTACTAGTAGAATTTAAAGACAGAGATTGCATAGAAAAGTTATTTAGAAATGTTGGACATTTCCGTGGCAATGCATTCAGTAAAATTCCAGTTAGAGTTCGAACAAGATATTTATTCAAAGAAGAACATGGAAAAACTACATTGATGGAAGAAAACAGATTAGACAGTCAATCAGTGAACATTTTTAAACCAAACAAATTTGATTTGGGagcattaaaacaaaatacacag CTATCAGAAGGAATAAATTTATTATGGAATAATGTGAAATTAACAGAATATGATATTAGACTCCAATACTTCATAGCATCTACTTTAAAAGAAATGTTGTCCAATATGTTTCCACATTGTAATGCTTCCTTATTTGGATCTTGTGTAAATGGTTTCGGAAATACAGGCTGTGATTTAGATATTAATTTAGACTTGAAACAGAAGTCAGCTGACAAT GAAGAAGCTCatctattaaaatttttaactaACCAGCGATTTAACAGTGAACGGGAATGGCAGCAACATCTCCTAGATATAATTGGTAATATGGTATGGGTATTCATACCAAGTAGtggaaaaattaataaaattctgAATGCAAGGGTTcctattgtaaaatttcaacATAATAACACCAGCAGAGAATGTGACATCTCACTTAATGGAAT gtCTGGTGTAAAAATGGCTGAATTGATGTTCACTTTTGGAGAATTATGTCCAGAAATTCGACAGTTAGTAACAGTGATTAAACAATGGGCCAGTGCAAAGGGTGTAACAAAAGAGTCTCAGCCTGGCCCATGGATGTCAAACTTTATGCTCATCATGATAACAGCGTTTTATCTGCAGAACAGAAAACTGTTACCATCTTTTAAACAGATGCAAGAAGTAGCAG TTGAGACAGAACGATACATAGAAGATGGACATGATTATTCCTTTTCTACAAATGTtgatcttttaaaaaagaaatacctATCCCATTTAAGTGTATGTCAAACAAACCTGGAAGGATCTGTTCCCGATGTTG GTACTTTACTTCAAGATTTCTTCAAATTCTATTCTGATTTTGACTTTGAGAAATATTCTATATCAGTTGTGGAAGGAGTTCCTGTGGAGAAGAAAACTTTCAATGCATTAGTCATAGAAAATCCTCTGGATGTTGAACATAACGTTAGCAGGAATGTAAATGTTCAAAGTGTCAATAAACTTGTTCAAGAAATACAAGAAGCACATGAAATCATTGGTGGTAGCTCACCGATGCTGTATGATTTGTTGgaaaggaaaataaaacatgtcaaaTCAAATTCATTTAGCATTTCATCACTTTTTAAAGACAGTGACGTTACACAAGAAATAGTAAATCAGGATGATGTGGAAGGGATTGACGTTACACAAGTAACAGTAAATCAGGATGATCTGGAAGGGATTATAGACAATATGCCATCAACAAAGGTGACTTTGCCAACAGAAGCAAGTAGTAAAGATGGACAGTCTAAGGAAGACAAAGATTTATTAAGCTAG